One Xiphophorus hellerii strain 12219 chromosome 24, Xiphophorus_hellerii-4.1, whole genome shotgun sequence DNA window includes the following coding sequences:
- the LOC116716131 gene encoding sodium/potassium-transporting ATPase subunit alpha-1 yields the protein MGLGKGKDDYKPAATSEHGEKKHKKGKQKKDMDELKKEVDLDDHKLTLDELHRKYGTDLSRGLSASRAKEILARDGPNALTPPPTTPEWVKFCKQLFGGFSMLLWIGAILCFLAYGIQAASEDEPANDNLYLGIVLSAVVIITGCFSYYQEAKSSKIMESFKNLVPQQALVVRDGEKKSINAEEVVAGDLVEVKGGDRIPADLRVISAQGCKVDNSSLTGESEPQTRSPDFTNDNPLETRNIAFFSTNCVEGTARGIVINTGDRTVMGRIATLASSLEGGKTPIAVEIEHFIHIITGVAVFLGVSFFILSLILGYGWLEAVIFLIGIIVANVPEGLLATVTVCLTLTAKRMAKKNCLVKNLEAVETLGSTSTICSDKTGTLTQNRMTVAHMWFDNQIHEADTTENQSGTSFDRSSATWASLARIAGLCNRAVFLAEQSNVPILKRDVAGDASEAALLKCIELCCGSVKDMREKYPKVAEIPFNSTNKYQLSIHKNTTPGESKHLLVMKGAPERILDRCSTIVLQGKEQPLDDEMRDAFQNAYVELGGLGERVLGFCHFHLPDDQFPDGFAFDTDEVNFPTENLCFIGLMAMIDPPRAAVPDAVGKCRSAGIKVIMVTGDHPITAKAIAKGVGIISEGNETVEDIAARLNVPISEVNPRDAKACVVHGGELKELTTDQLDEILKHHTEIVFARTSPQQKLIIVEGCQRQGAIVAVTGDGVNDSPALKKADIGVAMGIAGSDVSKQAADMILLDDNFASIVTGVEEGRLIFDNLKKSIAYTLTSNIPEISPFLLFIIANIPLPLGTVTILCIDLGTDMVPAISLAYEAAESDIMKRQPRNPKTDKLVNERLISMAYGQIGMMQATAGFFTYFVILAENGFLPMDLIGIRVLWDDKFVNDLEDSYGQQWTYERRKIVEFTCHTAFFTSIVIVQWADLIICKTRRNSIMQQGMKNRILIFGLFEETALAAFLSYCPGMDVALRMYPLKPSWWFCAFPYSFLIFLYDEVRRYILRRSPGGWVELETYY from the exons ATGGGGCTTGGA AAAGGGAAGGATGACTACAAGCCGGCCGCGACGTCAGAACACGGTGAGAAGAAGCACAAGAAGGGGAAGCAGAAGAAGGATATGGACGAGCTGAAGAAAGAAGTGGATCTG GATGATCACAAGCTGACATTGGATGAACTTCACAGAAAATACGGCACGGACCTATCAAGG GGTCTTTCCGCCTCCAGAGCAAAAGAGATTCTAGCCCGAGATGGTCCAAATGCCCTGACACCTCCCCCAACCACACCCGAATGGGTGAAGTTCTGCAAGCAG CTGTTTGGTGGTTTCTCCATGCTGCTGTGGATTGGGGCGATCCTCTGCTTCCTCGCTTATGGTATCCAGGCTGCTTCAGAAGATGAACCGGCAAACGATAAC TTGTATTTGGGTATTGTGCTGTCTGCTGTCGTCATCATCACTGGTTGCTTCTCCTATTACCAAGAAGCCAAGAGCTCCAAGATCATGGAGTCCTTTAAGAACCTGGTCCCACAG CAAGCCCTGGTTGTCCGTGACGGGGAGAAGAAGAGCATCAATGCTGAGGAAGTGGTGGCCGGAGATTTGGTGGAAGTGAAGGGCGGAGACAGGATCCCTGCTGATCTCAGGGTCATCTCTGCTCAAGGCTGCAAG gtgGACAACTCCTCACTTACTGGTGAATCAGAGCCCCAGACTCGATCCCCAGATTTCACCAACGACAACCCGCTGGAGACCAGGAACATTGCTTTTTTCTCCACCAACTGTGTTGAAG GAACTGCCAGAGGAATCGTCATCAACACCGGAGACCGAACCGTTATGGGTCGCATTGCCACCTTGGCTTCCAGTCTGGAGGGAGGAAAAACTCCCATTGCCGTTGAGATCGAGCACTTCATCCACATCATCACCGGCGTGGCCGTCTTCCTGGGTGTGTCTTTCTTCATCCTCTCCCTCATCCTTGGCTATGGATGGCTGGAGGCCGTCATCTTCCTCATTGGTATCATTGTGGCCAACGTTCCAGAAGGTCTCCTAGCTACCGTCACT gtgtgtctgaCTCTGACTGCCAAGCGTATGGCCAAGAAGAACTGCCTGGTGAAGAACCTGGAAGCTGTGGAGACTCTGGGCTCCACCTCCACCATCTGCTCCGACAAGACCGGCACCCTGACCCAGAACAGGATGACCGTGGCCCACATGTGGTTCGACAACCAGATCCACGAAGCCGACACCACAGAGAACCAGAGTGGCACCTCGTTTGACCGGAGCTCGGCCACCTGGGCGTCTCTGGCCAGGATCGCTGGACTCTGCAACCGAGCCGTCTTCCTGGCCGAGCAGAGCAACGTTCCCATCCTCAAG AGAGATGTGGCTGGTGACGCCTCAGAAGCTGCCTTGCTCAAGTGTATTGAGCTGTGCTGCGGTTCTGTTAAGGACATGAGAGAGAAGTACCCCAAGGTCGCTGAGATTCCATTCAACTCAACCAACAAATACCAG CTGTCCATCCACAAGAACACGACTCCCGGAGAAAGCAAGCACCTGCTGGTGATGAAGGGAGCCCCAGAGAGGATTCTGGACCGCTGCTCCACCATCGTGCTGCAGGGCAAGGAGCAGCCTCTGGACGACGAGATGAGGGACGCTTTTCAGAACGCCTACGTGGAGCTGGGAGGTCTAGGAGAGCGAGTTCTCG gtTTCTGCCACTTCCATCTGCCCGACGACCAGTTCCCAGATGGCTTTGCTTTTGATACTGATGAAGTGAACTTCCCGACTGAGAACCTGTGCTTCATCGGCCTCATGGCCATGATTGACCCACCACGTGCCGCGGTGCCGGACGCTGTGGGCAAATGCAGGAGTGCAGGAATCAAG GTAATCATGGTGACAGGTGACCATCCAATCACAGCCAAGGCCATCGCTAAAGGCGTTGGTATCATCTCTGAAGGCAATGAGACTGTTGAGGACATTGCCGCCCGCCTGAACGTTCCCATTTCAGAAGTCAACCCCAG GGATGCCAAAGCTTGCGTCGTTCACGGCGGTGAGCTCAAAGAGTTGACGACAGACCAGCTCGACGAGATCTTAAAGCACCACACAGAAATCGTCTTCGCCAGAACGTCACCCCAGCAGAAGCTTATCATCGTTGAGGGTTGCCAGAGGCAG GGAGCCATTGTGGCTGTGACGGGTGACGGCGTCAACGACTCTCCAGCTCTGAAGAAAGCCGACATCGGCGTCGCCATGGGAATCGCCGGGTCCGACGTGTCCAAGCAGGCGGCCGACATGATCCTGCTGGACGACAACTTTGCCTCCATCGTTACCGGAGTGGAAGAGG GCCGTCTGATCTTTGACAACCTGAAGAAATCCATCGCCTACACTCTGACCAGTAACATCCCTGAGATCTCacccttcctcctcttcatcatcgcCAACATCCCTCTGCCTCTGGGCACCGTCACCATCCTCTGCATCGACCTGGGAACAGACATG GTTCCCGCCATCTCCCTGGCTTATGAAGCAGCAGAGAGCGACATCATGAAGAGACAGCCCCGAAACCCCAAAACAGACAAACTGGTGAACGAGAGGCTTATTAGCATGGCCTATGGTCAAATTG GTATGATGCAGGCCACAGCTGGGTTCTTCACATACTTTGTGATCTTGGCTGAAAATGGCTTCCTCCCCATGGACCTGATTGGAATCAGAGTCCTCTGGGATGACAAATTTGTAAATGACCTGGAAGACAGCTATGGACAGCAGTGG ACATACGAGAGAAGAAAGATCGTTGAGTTCACCTGCCACACAGCTTTCTTCACCAGTATTGTGATCGTCCAGTGGGCCGATCTGATCATCTGTAAGACCAGGAGGAACTCTATTATGCAGCAAGGAATGAA GAACCGCATCCTGATCTTCGGACTCTTTGAGGAGACAGCTCTGGCTGCTTTCCTGTCATACTGTCCAGGCATGGATGTGGCCCTCAGAATGTACCCTCTTAA GCCTTCTTGGTGGTTCTGCGCCTTCCCATACtccttcctcatcttcctctaCGATGAAGTTAGAAGATATATCCTCAGACGCAGCCCAGGAG GTTGGGTGGAGCTGGAGACATACTACTGA